A genomic segment from Elusimicrobiota bacterium encodes:
- the rpoB gene encoding DNA-directed RNA polymerase subunit beta, whose amino-acid sequence MSHKIKQLTFEKAIVSAKPPDLLELQKNSYANFLQEDVANKEKKLQGLQAAFMDIFPISNEDESLSLEFVEYSISKPRFATPKEAMLFDKSYTVPLRATLRLVHRQTTGKVKVISEQEVFLCDLPYMTESASFVINGAERVIVSQLHRSPGIFFEEDEEKKVSRFGKKLFIARVIPYRGAWIDFEFDLNNVLFARIDKRRKFPATVLLRVCGLEKDEDILAFFYSVKKYSIVKEPTLDHYAGRILAKDVVDPDSGEVVTEAGEPLTKEILAKIQKTKVHDLVLVEWDEKNSNVTMIETLKKDPIKSRKEALHFLYKYVRGQEFVIQQQAEELMENMFFGKKSKKYDLTHVGRYKIAKKLGPVFEYLESRKECNFKTPAQSKRELAPEDVVAAILYLTFLNDNVASWEHKGGVMPVLVDDIDHLGNRRVRAVGELLENQFRVALTQMARVIRERMVQAQEKSELTPRQLINASVLNGILRNFFGSSQLSQFMDQINPLAELTHKRRLSALGPGGLHRKHAGFEVRDVHHTHYGRICPIETPEGPNIGLITSLAFYARVNDLGLIESPYRKVEKGRLTDQVIYLTADEEDEAIIAQANTPIDDKGNLIGDVAACRYRGDFPVVDPKRVQYMDISPTQVFSVSTALIPFLEHDDANRALMGSNMQRQAVPLVNPEFPLVGTGVEAIIAKDSHAVATAKRAGRVVYVDAEQVVVNTGDSKNPLDVYSLTKYERSNQDTTVDYRPIVNRGDRVAQGDPLADGPSTCEGQLALGKNVLVAFMPWDGYNFEDAILASERLVRDDTFKSIHISEFEVEARETKLGPEEITRDIPNVSGEALGHLDEQGIAIVGTDVTHGDILVGRVIPRGEEHLTPEEKLLRVIFGKKAEDVQDASLRVPPGVAGKVIKVQVFVRREILGPKEKEKRRRELDDEIKAGQNLIDENESAALAMLEEKKKAGKVDAQHYREEKEAIDLLADRRKQDLNVYRDRERERINRGDEVAVTVNRVVKVYVATMRPLRVGDKLAGRHGNKGVVSKILPIEDMPRMPDGTPIDIVFSPLSIPSRMNVGQLLETMFGWAAKKFDAQVVTPVFNGANEAEMRQKTKEAREALMAKGVPEKYLPAEDLRVTLYDGRTGQAYLEKITIGYMYVLKLIHVVEDKIHARSTGPYSLITRQPLGGKALFGGQRLGEMEVWALEAYGAAHTLQEFLTIKSDDVWGRTKMYESIIRGEDPVRPGAPESFKVLVRELQGLGLAVELLKQETGAKEKSSKSDEASSRSASKEKEEAKA is encoded by the coding sequence ATGTCTCATAAGATTAAGCAGTTAACGTTCGAGAAAGCGATCGTTTCGGCGAAGCCCCCTGACCTTCTCGAGCTTCAAAAGAATTCCTACGCCAACTTTTTACAGGAAGACGTCGCGAATAAGGAAAAAAAGTTGCAGGGACTTCAAGCTGCTTTTATGGACATTTTCCCAATTTCAAACGAGGACGAAAGCCTTTCGCTGGAGTTCGTTGAATATTCAATCAGCAAGCCTCGGTTCGCCACCCCTAAAGAGGCGATGCTTTTTGATAAATCCTACACCGTTCCTCTAAGGGCCACGCTTCGTCTCGTTCACCGGCAAACGACCGGGAAGGTCAAGGTCATTTCCGAGCAGGAAGTGTTTCTCTGCGACCTTCCTTATATGACGGAGAGCGCTTCGTTCGTCATCAACGGAGCGGAGCGCGTCATCGTCAGCCAGCTGCATCGGTCGCCCGGCATCTTTTTTGAAGAGGACGAGGAAAAGAAAGTTTCCCGTTTCGGCAAGAAGTTGTTCATCGCCCGCGTTATTCCTTACCGAGGCGCTTGGATCGATTTTGAATTCGACTTAAACAACGTTCTCTTTGCCAGAATCGACAAACGCCGTAAATTTCCAGCCACCGTGTTGCTGCGCGTGTGCGGCCTGGAGAAGGATGAGGATATCCTCGCTTTTTTCTATAGCGTCAAAAAGTACTCGATCGTCAAGGAGCCGACGCTTGATCATTACGCCGGACGTATTCTGGCCAAAGACGTCGTGGACCCTGATTCCGGCGAGGTGGTCACCGAGGCGGGCGAGCCCCTGACCAAGGAAATTTTGGCCAAAATCCAGAAGACCAAGGTTCACGATTTGGTCTTAGTGGAGTGGGATGAGAAGAACTCCAACGTCACGATGATCGAAACGCTTAAAAAAGATCCCATTAAATCCCGCAAGGAGGCCCTTCATTTTCTTTATAAATACGTCCGCGGCCAGGAGTTCGTCATCCAGCAACAAGCCGAAGAGCTGATGGAGAATATGTTCTTCGGCAAAAAGTCGAAGAAATATGATTTGACCCATGTCGGGCGTTACAAGATCGCCAAAAAACTCGGCCCTGTGTTTGAGTATTTGGAGTCGCGCAAAGAGTGTAATTTCAAAACGCCCGCTCAATCCAAGAGAGAGCTGGCTCCGGAAGACGTGGTCGCCGCTATTTTGTACCTGACATTTTTGAACGACAACGTGGCGTCTTGGGAGCATAAGGGCGGCGTCATGCCCGTGTTGGTCGACGATATCGATCATTTGGGCAATCGCCGGGTGCGCGCCGTGGGTGAACTGCTGGAAAATCAATTTCGCGTGGCGTTGACCCAGATGGCCCGCGTTATTCGCGAGCGCATGGTCCAGGCTCAGGAGAAAAGCGAATTAACCCCGCGCCAACTGATCAACGCCTCGGTGTTGAACGGCATTTTGCGCAATTTTTTCGGCAGCTCGCAGCTTTCGCAATTTATGGACCAGATCAATCCGTTGGCTGAATTGACCCATAAGCGGCGCCTTTCGGCCCTCGGCCCGGGCGGCTTGCATCGAAAGCACGCCGGTTTTGAAGTGCGCGACGTGCACCACACGCATTATGGACGCATCTGCCCGATTGAAACTCCGGAAGGTCCCAATATCGGTTTGATCACGTCCCTGGCTTTTTACGCCCGCGTCAATGATTTGGGCTTAATCGAATCTCCTTATCGAAAGGTGGAGAAAGGCCGTCTTACGGATCAGGTGATCTACTTGACCGCGGACGAGGAAGACGAGGCGATCATCGCCCAAGCGAATACCCCAATCGATGACAAGGGAAATTTAATCGGCGATGTCGCCGCCTGCCGCTACCGGGGCGATTTTCCGGTTGTCGATCCCAAGCGCGTCCAGTACATGGACATTTCGCCGACCCAGGTGTTCTCCGTCTCCACCGCGCTGATTCCCTTCTTGGAACATGACGATGCCAATCGCGCGTTGATGGGTTCGAACATGCAGCGCCAAGCGGTGCCGCTGGTTAATCCCGAGTTTCCCTTGGTGGGCACCGGGGTTGAGGCGATTATCGCTAAAGATTCTCACGCGGTGGCCACGGCCAAACGGGCCGGCCGCGTCGTTTATGTCGATGCCGAGCAGGTTGTCGTTAATACCGGCGACAGTAAGAATCCTTTGGACGTGTATTCCCTGACCAAATACGAACGCTCGAATCAGGACACCACCGTTGATTATCGTCCAATCGTCAATCGTGGCGACCGAGTGGCTCAAGGCGATCCGTTGGCCGATGGTCCATCCACCTGCGAGGGGCAGTTGGCCTTGGGCAAGAACGTTCTTGTGGCGTTCATGCCGTGGGACGGTTATAACTTCGAAGATGCGATTTTAGCTTCCGAACGATTGGTTCGCGACGACACGTTCAAATCCATTCATATTTCGGAATTTGAGGTCGAGGCGCGCGAGACCAAGCTCGGACCCGAGGAGATCACCAGGGATATCCCCAATGTTTCGGGGGAAGCCTTGGGCCATCTCGACGAGCAGGGAATCGCGATCGTGGGCACGGACGTCACCCACGGCGATATTCTCGTCGGCCGGGTTATTCCGCGCGGCGAGGAGCATTTGACGCCCGAAGAGAAACTCTTGAGGGTGATTTTCGGCAAAAAGGCCGAGGATGTGCAGGACGCTTCGTTGCGGGTGCCTCCGGGCGTGGCCGGCAAAGTGATCAAAGTCCAAGTTTTCGTTCGCAGAGAAATTTTGGGTCCTAAAGAAAAAGAGAAGCGCCGTCGCGAACTCGATGACGAGATCAAGGCCGGGCAGAATTTGATCGATGAAAATGAATCCGCGGCCTTGGCGATGCTTGAGGAAAAAAAGAAGGCTGGTAAAGTTGACGCTCAACATTATCGCGAAGAAAAAGAAGCGATCGATCTGCTGGCTGATCGGCGCAAGCAGGATTTGAATGTTTACCGGGATCGCGAGCGCGAGCGCATCAATCGCGGCGATGAAGTGGCCGTGACCGTCAATCGCGTGGTCAAAGTGTATGTGGCGACGATGCGGCCGTTGAGAGTCGGCGATAAATTAGCCGGCCGCCACGGCAATAAAGGCGTGGTCTCGAAAATTCTTCCCATCGAGGATATGCCCCGCATGCCCGACGGCACGCCGATCGACATTGTGTTCTCCCCGTTGTCCATCCCTTCGCGTATGAACGTGGGCCAGCTGCTGGAAACCATGTTCGGCTGGGCCGCCAAAAAATTCGACGCTCAGGTCGTCACCCCGGTTTTCAACGGAGCGAATGAGGCCGAGATGAGGCAGAAAACCAAAGAGGCCAGGGAAGCGTTGATGGCTAAGGGCGTTCCCGAGAAATATTTGCCGGCCGAGGATTTGCGGGTCACCCTTTACGACGGCCGCACGGGGCAGGCCTATCTTGAGAAGATCACCATCGGCTACATGTATGTTCTCAAGCTGATCCACGTCGTTGAGGACAAAATTCATGCCCGAAGCACAGGACCGTACTCGCTCATCACGCGCCAGCCGTTGGGCGGCAAAGCTCTCTTCGGCGGACAACGCTTGGGCGAAATGGAAGTCTGGGCGCTGGAAGCCTACGGCGCGGCCCACACGCTTCAGGAATTTTTGACCATTAAATCGGACGATGTGTGGGGGCGCACAAAAATGTACGAATCCATCATCAGGGGTGAAGATCCCGTCCGTCCGGGCGCACCCGAATCATTCAAGGTTTTGGTGCGCGAGCTTCAGGGTCTGGGCTTGGCCGTCGAGCTCTTAAAGCAGGAAACCGGCGCCAAGGAAAAATCGTCCAAATCGGACGAAGCGTCGTCGCGGTCGGCCTCAAAAGAGAAAGAAGAGGCGAAAGCTTAG
- a CDS encoding 50S ribosomal protein L10: protein MNKKEKAQVLDDLTACLTHSPISLFATFKGVKTPELFEAKKKIKAEKAAFQIVKKSLLKKAFQTMGIEAGSTEFWKGEIAALTSSNGDPVRLTKLLAQWGEQNKNIGIKGGFMLADKQWLDRKTIEIMAKLPGAKDLQAKLVGTLAAPLAHLAGVLNAVTVNFVLVLKALEENNKKSQATA, encoded by the coding sequence ATGAACAAAAAAGAAAAAGCGCAAGTGTTGGACGATTTGACGGCGTGCTTGACGCATTCGCCGATCAGCCTGTTCGCCACGTTCAAGGGCGTAAAAACCCCTGAGCTTTTTGAGGCCAAGAAAAAAATTAAGGCCGAGAAAGCCGCTTTTCAGATCGTCAAGAAGTCGTTGCTTAAAAAAGCTTTTCAGACCATGGGCATTGAGGCGGGTTCGACGGAATTTTGGAAGGGCGAAATTGCGGCGTTGACCTCGTCCAATGGAGACCCGGTGCGTCTGACCAAGCTGCTGGCCCAGTGGGGCGAACAAAACAAAAACATCGGCATTAAAGGCGGCTTTATGCTGGCCGATAAGCAATGGCTGGACAGGAAAACGATCGAGATCATGGCCAAGCTGCCCGGCGCCAAGGACCTGCAAGCGAAGCTCGTCGGCACGCTGGCGGCTCCCCTGGCGCATTTGGCCGGCGTGTTGAATGCCGTGACCGTAAATTTCGTGCTGGTTTTAAAAGCCCTAGAAGAAAACAATAAGAAATCTCAAGCAACCGCTTGA
- the rplL gene encoding 50S ribosomal protein L7/L12 — translation MPVATQDELIEAISKLNVLELANLVKALEDKFGVKAVTVAAPAGASAAGSSGAAAAVVEEKTEFTVVLASAGSNKIPVIKLVRELTGLGLKEAKDLVEGAPKTVKDGVPKAQAEEMKKKLAEAGATVELK, via the coding sequence ATGCCCGTAGCGACGCAAGATGAGCTGATCGAGGCTATCTCGAAACTGAATGTTTTGGAGTTGGCCAATTTAGTCAAAGCGCTCGAAGATAAATTCGGCGTTAAAGCCGTGACCGTAGCCGCCCCTGCCGGAGCTTCCGCTGCCGGCTCGTCCGGAGCCGCCGCCGCTGTCGTCGAAGAAAAAACGGAGTTCACCGTTGTTTTAGCTTCGGCCGGCTCGAATAAAATCCCGGTGATCAAATTGGTTCGCGAATTGACCGGTTTGGGCCTTAAAGAAGCCAAGGATTTGGTTGAAGGCGCCCCGAAAACCGTCAAGGATGGAGTGCCTAAAGCCCAAGCCGAAGAAATGAAAAAGAAACTGGCGGAAGCCGGAGCCACGGTCGAACTCAAATAA